In the Pseudonocardia sediminis genome, GCGTCGTCGGCGAGGCGGGTGGTCATCGAGGGCAGCAGGGTCCGGTTGCGGAGCCGGACGCCGCCGATCTCGATCGGGTCGAACAGGCCGGCTCGCTCACCCACGGGGCAGCTCCGCCCGCTCGACGGCGGCCCGCAGCATCGCCTGCTCGGTGTCGGGCACCGGCTGCAGCGGTGGCCGGACGTGCGCGGCGTCGATCCGGCCCAGCTGCGCCAGCGCGACCTTCATCCGGTTGTGCCCGTCCAGGAACGGGTCGGCGTAGCAGGCCTCGGCGAAGGGCTGGATGCGGTCCCAGACCCGGCGGGCCTCGGTCAGGTCCTGCTTCTCCACGGCCCGGAACAGCTCCACCTGCAGGTCCACCACGACGCTGCCGTGCCCGGAGAGGATCCCGTCCGCGCCCAGCACGAGCGAGGCGAGAAGCGAACGGCTGAAGCTGGACAGCACCGAGACCGGTTTGTCCAGCGCCCGCAGCGCCCGCAGGTTGCGCTCGTAGACGACGATGTCGTTCGACCACTCCTTGACCGCGACCACGTTGTCGATCTCGGAACAGACCCGGACCAGGGCGTCGGTGCCCAGCCGCAGCCCGGACGTCGCCGGATAGACGAACGCGATCATCGGTAGCGATGTGGCGTCGGCGATCGTGGCGTAGTGCCCCACCGCCATCTCCGGCCGCAGCTGGGCGCCGCCGTCGAACACGACCGTGGGAAACACGAGCAGGCCGTCCGCCCCCGCCGCCTCGGCGTCCGCGGCGATCCGCGCGGCCTTCGCGGACCCGTCCTGGTAGACCCCGGAGATGACCGGGACCCGTCCGGCGACCTCGTCGAGGACGATGTCGAGCTGGCGGCGCTGCTCGTCGGCGGTCAGCGTGGCCACCTCCGACGCGTGCGCGTTGGTCGTGATGCCCGCGACGCCCTCGACGTCGAGCAGGGAACGCAGATGGCGGCGCAGATTGTGCTCGTCGATCTGCAGGTCCTCGGTGAACGGGAGCAGATGCGCCGGGATCACACCGCGGAAGGAGACCATC is a window encoding:
- a CDS encoding dihydrodipicolinate synthase family protein, producing the protein MVSFRGVIPAHLLPFTEDLQIDEHNLRRHLRSLLDVEGVAGITTNAHASEVATLTADEQRRQLDIVLDEVAGRVPVISGVYQDGSAKAARIAADAEAAGADGLLVFPTVVFDGGAQLRPEMAVGHYATIADATSLPMIAFVYPATSGLRLGTDALVRVCSEIDNVVAVKEWSNDIVVYERNLRALRALDKPVSVLSSFSRSLLASLVLGADGILSGHGSVVVDLQVELFRAVEKQDLTEARRVWDRIQPFAEACYADPFLDGHNRMKVALAQLGRIDAAHVRPPLQPVPDTEQAMLRAAVERAELPRG